TGCGGGTGCTATGTCCAACCCGGAATTCATTTCAATTCAATACCTGCTCGACAGCAGCACGGCAGACCGCCTGTTTCGAACTGCAAGCGGATTTGAATCCGCCTTTCCCCAGCGCATCTCTCCGATCCGGCCGCGCGAGCATCGATCTCACCCACAAGGGGACGCCCGTCCATGACCGTTTCTTTCTGGATCATTATTGCTGTTTTTCTGGTGGCCGCCGGTGGGGGATGGCATCTCTTCCGCCTTCAGAATCGCAAGATTCGAAAACTCAAACGCTCCCTGCTGGAAGCCCATCACAAGACCCATCAGCAGCAGGAAACCCATACGGAAAGCCTAACCCATTGGGAGCAGACCGAAGAAAAACTGCGCGGCTTCCTCCAACTGATGGACACCCTGTTGAACACCATCCCCAACCCCATCTATTACAAGGATGCCCAGGGCATTTACCAGGGCTGCAACCAGGTGTTCGCCAAGAAGGTGTTGGGCCTTACCCGCGATCGCATTATCGGCAAACGCCCCCAGGAACTGACCGAGGCCATGCCCGCCGACCTGGCCGCCGTGTACCAGCGCGAAGAACATATCATGCTCGAAAAAGCCGGCTTCCATTCCTTCGAGGCCCCGGTGCAATGCGCCGACGGTCAGCGCCGCGATTTTCTATTCAGTCTGGCGCCAGTCCTGGACCGTGAGGGACGGGTAGACGGAAGCGTGGCCGTGCTTGCGGATCTGACCGAAAAGAACCGGGCCGCCCAGCATCGCATTCAAAAGGAAAAGCTGGAAGGCGTGCTGGAAACCGCCGGCGCCGTCTGCCACGAATTCAACCAACCCCTGCAGGCCATTTCCGGCTACACGGAACTGATGGCCATGAAGCTGGACGGTCACGACGCCCGACCCTACATCGACAAGCTCACCGCCCAGATCGAACGCATGCGCGATATTACCGACAAGCTCCAGGGCGTCACCCGCTACGAGACCAAAGACTATGCCGGCAATACGAAAATCATCGACATCAACAAAGCGTCCAAGCCGCAAAAAACCATTGGCTGAACCGCCATGATCGCTATCCTGGCAGCCAACTTCGTGGTGCTGGTTCATCTATCGTTCATTTTGTTCGTCGTCCTGGGCGGTATTCTTGCACTGCGGTGGCGCAAAATCGCTCTGGTGCATCTTCCCTGCGTTTTGTGGGGCGTGATGATCGAATGGGTCGGGTGGCTGTGCCCGTTGACGCCTTTGGAGTATCGCCTGCGGAGACTGGCCGGGGATGCCGGATACAGCGGGGGTTTTGTCGACCACTACATCATGCCGCTGGTCTATCCGGCGGGATTGACGCGAAACATGCAGATCGGACTTGGCGTCTTTGTTCTCGTGATGAATCTGCTCGTTTATGGCCGGGTGCTGATGGTTCAACAACAACGCAAAAAGAAGGCCTCAAACAGATAGCAGCCGAACGATTGGATCCATGGGGCGTTTGCACCCTCCCGCATTCCCTACTGTTATGGAATGTTTTTTATGGAACTGCCGTGCCTGCTGGGTGGTTCTTGCTAAAGGTATGCCCGATTAGCCGAACACATACCGGAGTTGCTCCATGCGCTGGGGAATCTCCGCTAAAGCATCGTCCCTCATCCGCTCGTCGATCCCCAGATCCTCCATCGCTTGTGTGATCGTTTCCGGCGCGTCCAGGCCAAGGCCGAACCCGGCGGCCCTGGCCAGCAGGTCGGCCTGTTGAAGGATTTGAAGCGCTCGGGGCGTCGTTTCCGGGTCGTCCATGCGATGGTGTCGCCTAACCAGATTGGCAAAGGTTTCCGGGTAGCTCATTTTTTCCAGAATGGCCGCCCCGAGCTGCTCGTGATGGCTTTTCATGGCTGCGTGCAGGTCATCCAGGTCCACTTCCTGGTTTCCCTTTTTCCGTTGCACCATCTCACCGGCCACCTGGATCATCAGTAGCTTGCCGATGTCGTGCAGCAAGCCGATGGAAAAAATATCTTCCTCCACCTTCCATCCAAGCCGCTGCGCCACCCAGTCCGCCGTGTGCGCACAGGCCAGAGAGTGCCACCAGAGCCTTTCGACCATCTCTTTGTACGGACGGTGGTTGGTGGCAAAATAGCCCCGGCAGCAGATGGACATGACCACTTCACGGGTCCGGTCAAGCCCCAGGCGGCTGGTGGCCTGGGTAAGGTTCGCACTCTTTTCTACGCCGCGGTAATAGGCCGAATTGGAGGCACGGATCAGTTTGATGGCCACCGCCAGGTCCTGCTGGAGCAGTTCCACAACGTCTTTGATCTCCGCGTTGCAATCGATCATCTGCCTTAACTTCATGGCGATTTTCGGCGCCGGCGGCAGACTCGGATCTCCTTTTGCAATCTTTCGGTTGATTGTATCCAGAATGGCGGACATCTCGATGACGGTTACGGCAGGGGTGGAGCCTTCCGCTGATCCCGACCGGCTTTCCAGCAGGCCGTATTTTTTTATCTTGCCGAACAGCAGGTTTTTTTCCAAGGGTTTAGCGAGAAATTCATCGGCACCCTTCATCAGGCAATCCGTCTTCAGTTGCCGTCCGGACAAGGCCGTGGTCACAAAAATGCGGGCCTTATTCTCCGTTGGCACCGCCAGCTGCGCCTCAATCTCTCTCAACGCCGTAAGTATCGAGGTTTCCTGGCTGTCCGTCGATTCGATATCGACCAATAGCAGCTCATACGGCTTGCCGGCCTCGATCGCTTTCCGGAAGGCGGTTTCCGCGGAGGAACCATCCTGGGCCTCGTCGCACCCCCCCATGCTTTGCAAAAGCAGTGTTGCATCGGCCTTGCTTGAAGGATCGCTGTCGGCAACCAATATTCGCACGGTCTGCTCCAGTGGTTAAAATTTAACGCATTCCCCTCGTGCTGACCGAAACGGTAAACCAAGCCTTGAATCCCGTCAGCGAAAAACTGTTTATAATCACATTGTACGGTCAATTCAAGGTTTTCGGCGGTTTTTATTTTCAAATAGCAAGACCTCCAGGAGCGTGATCCGACTCCTGATGGGCGAAGATGGCCCGGTACGTGAACCTTGACATCATCGATCCGTTTTTGGCAAAAATCCTTTAAAAATATGAACAGGAGCACTTAACCAACACGATCCGAATCTTGCAAAACCATTCACAGACAACTCAATAGGAGAGCCAAAATGTTGAAATTAGGAGAAAAAGGCGCCATTTTGCAGCGAGACAAACAGACCTATGCCATCGCCCCGCACATTCCCTGTGGCGTGGTCACTCCCCAGTTGTTGCGCACCATCGCCGATGTGGCTGAAAAATACGAAGCCCAGGCCATAAAGATCACCGGTGCCACCCGGGTGGCGATCGTGGGATTGAAGGAAGAAGACATCGATGCGGCCTGGAACGAATTGCAGCTGGAAAAAGGTGCCGCAGTTGGCCTGTGCGTACGCAGTGTGCGGGCCTGTCCGGGAACCACGTTCTGCCGGCTGGGCAAACAGGACGCCCTTGGCATCGGCATGCAGTTGGACAAAAAATACCACAGCCTGCTGCTGCCGGGAAAATTCAAAATGGCCGTATCCGGCTGCCACTTGAGCTGCGCTGAATCCTGGGTGCGGGACATCGGCCTGATCGGCCAGAAAGAGGGTTGGCAGATGGTGGTCGGCGGCAACGTCGGGGCGGCGCCTCGAATTGCCCAGGAACTGGCGGTGGGGCTGGACGACAAGCAGGTTCTGGAAGCCGTGGAAAAAACCGTGCAATGCTACCGCGACGTGGCCAACAAGGGCGAACGGCTGGGTAAGACCATCGACCGACTGGGACTGGAGCCCTTCATCGAAGCCCTGTCCTGAAACGCCATATCGGAAAATACCTGGCGACAAGCGCACAAACAAAAAAGGGGAAATCGCATTTGGTTTGCGATCTCCCCTTTTTTGTTGGAGGGTTTTTTATGCCGGCAGATCGATGGCCGTTTCTGCCTTGAATGGAAAATAAGCGCTGCGATGGATCAATTCAAGGCAACCTTTTCAAATTCTTCTCAGGCTGCTGCCAAAAACCATGAGTCCGGCACCGAAAAGAATCATGTTAACGGGCTCGGACAGCATGTTCATCGGCAACGCGCCGGAGCCGATAAAATCGGCGAAGGCACCGGCATTGAGCAATGGAAAAACGACCAGTACAAGGATCAGGGCAATCAGCACGGCTGTCTTTTTCACGATTATCACTCCCGCTATGATCAAGTTGAATCGATTGTCTGTTTGGTTTGGAATTTCCAGCTTCCTTTCCGGCAATAGAGCAAAGGAAATGCCAAGGTCGGTCGCACCTAGAAAAAATAGGCTCATAAAATTAAATTTACCATTTAATTCAGTAAGATAAACGGCCAGTTGGATCAACGGGAAAACCGAGAAAAACGAAGGTTCAGAACGAAGGCCCCCAGGAAATATGGGGAGAACTTCTCAGGAATAGAGAAATTGTGAAAATATTTACATAGTATGCGTTGGCTGGCTTGGTTTTCCGCCCAACTGACCGCAAGCCGCCATGATGGACCCGCCTTTTTCTCCCCGCCGCCTGACGAAGATCTTCTCCGCCACCAGCCAGGAACGAAACTGCTCATAGGCTTCCGGGGAAGGCGCATGCAGGTCGGAACCGGGCGTCGGGTTGTAAGCGATCAGGTTCAGTTTGACGCGCAGGGGCGCAAGATAGCGGGCCAGGGCGCGGGCGTGCTCCGGACGGTCGTTGATGCCCTGGATTAATACATACTCCATGAAGAATGCGGATTTTTTTCTCAACGGGTAGGTGAGCAGTGCTGCCTTCAGGGCGGCCATGGGATTGTTCCGGTTCACCGGCATGATCCGGGAGCGGATCTCATCGTCAGGGGCGTTGAGAGATACGGCCAGGTTGACCGGCCCGTCCTCCAGCCGGGCAAGGCGGTTGATGCCGTCGATAAGGCCCGCCGTGGAAACCGTCATGTACCGTCGGGCGATGTCCATCCCGCGCTGATCCTCAAGCACCCGGATCGCCTGGACCACGTTGTCCAGGTTGTCCAGCGGCTCTCCCATGCCCATGAAAACCACATTGCGCACGTCAACGCCGAGCCCGTGCCGGGCGGCGAAAACCTGCGCCACGATTTCCCCCGCATCCAGGTTGCGGATCAGCCCCATCTTGCCGGTCCGGCAGAAACGGCAGCCCATGCGGCAGCCGACCTGGGAGGAAACGCACAGGGTATGGCGCCGGTGCATGGGGATGATCACCGATTCGATATCCAGGCCGTCGGCCAGCCGGGTGACGAATTTAACCACCCCGCCGTCGTCGACCCGTTTCACCACCTTGCCCCGCACCGGCCCGCCATCGGCTGCCAACGGATCGAGCCACTCGGGAAAACGCCCCGCGGTGTCCAGGCCCCCCGGATCGGCGATGCCGTCTTTCATGATCCGGCGGTATACCGGACTGCTGTAATGGGCCGTTTTGCCGTACCGCTGGAAAGCGGTCTCCACGAACTGATCGTGGGTAAGGGAAAAAGGGTCCAACAGCCGGTTGTGCCGGATAGCGGTATTCATGCACGCCCCTCAATATGTTTTTCATTTCAGTCGTAAATATGATAAACAACCTGCTTTCGAAAAAAGCAGTTAAACAATAACCATTTAAAATTAATAGCGAAAGTGAAAAATGAGATCCAACGATGTTGCTGCGATTGTTCTGATCCTGGTTTTAGCGATTCCCTCAGTCTGTTTCGGAAGCGGTTTTTACACGGCCGACCAAAGCGCCAAGGCAACCGGCTTGGGAACGGCGAATGTCGCTTCCGTCGATGACGCCTCCGCCGCCTACTTCAACCCGGCCGCCCTGGTCGATCTGGATGGCGCCAATATTACGGGCGGTGTAGCCGTTTATGACATCACCGGCCAGTTCAAGAGCGACAACGGCACCAACGCCCAACTGGAAGACTCCCTGATCCCCTTGCCATACCTGCATGCAGCAGTTAAAACCAGCGAAAAAACAGCCATCGGCCTGGCCGTTGTCAGCGATTTCGGTCTGGCAACCGACTGGGAAGACGATTGGGAGGGGCGGTTCATTACCGGAGCAACCTACGCCGAGTCCCAGGCGATTACCATAAATCCCGTTTTCGCCTATAAAATCTCGCAACGCTTGAGTGTGGCTGCGGGTCCCATTTTGCGATACTTTTCCTTCGACCTGCAAAACCAGGTTCCCAATCTTCTCGGCGGATACGGGGTTGGACCCGCCGTTGCCGAAACCGGATCACAGGTGGAAGGGGAGGACTGGGGCTATGGCTTTTCCGTTGCCCTGAAGGCGCAGCTCACCGAGGCAATCCATTTCGGCGTCTCTTACCGGAGCAAGACGGAGCACACCCTCTCCGGCGACTTTACCATCGACGACCAGGGCGTCAACGGCTACACGAACTGCCCCATAGAAGCCGAGGTCACCCTGCCCGCCTATGCGGATATCGGCCTGTCCTGGCATCGGGACCGCTGGACCGTCTCGGCGGCGGTGTTGTGGACCCAGTGGTCCGACTACGACGAACTGAAGGTTACTTTCGGACAAACCCAGGGCGTTGCCGGCCTGAACCAGACGGACGGCTATACGATGACCACCTCCTGGGACGACACCTGGACGTACAAACTGGGCGTCGAATATGCCCTCAACCCGACCTGGAGTTTGCGCGGCGGCATCATTTACGATCCGACGCCCGTTCCGGACGACACCCTGGACCCGCTGGTTCCCGTTGGAGATCGACTTGATTTTACCTTCGGTCTGGGGTTTGATAGGGGGGCTTGGCACATCGATGCGGCCTATCTTCTGGTTACCAGCGAAAACCGCCGCTTCGACAACGCCAATGGTGATTTCAGTGCTTGGGGCATGCAATCGGTCTCCGGGGAATTCGAGGATTTCGTCACCCATGCCCTGGCGATCAGTGCGAGTTACCGCTTCTAAATAGAGGAAAAATCATGACCGAAAATGCAACCACACCAGCCGGCAACTTCATCACCGCCATCATCGAAGCGGATCTCGCTGCCAACAAGAACGACGGCAAGGTGGCTACCCGCTTTCCCCCGGAGCCCAACGGTTACCTGCACCTCGGCCATGCCAAGTCCATCTGCCTGAATTTCGGGGTGGCCAAGACCTACAACGGCACCTGCAACCTGCGCTTCGACGACACCAACCCCACCAAGGAAGATGTCGAATATGTGGATGCCATCATGAAGGACGTTCGCTGGCTGGGATTCGACTGGGAAGAGCGCCTGCATTACGCCTCGGACTATTTCGAACAGCTTTATGAGTTCGCCCTGCAGCTCATCCGGTCCGGCAAGGCCTATGTGGATGATTTAAACGCCGACGAAATCCGGGAATACCGGGGCACCCTGACCGAGCCGGGCAAAGAAAGCCCCTGGCGCAACCGCAGCATCGAAGAGAATCTGGATCTGTTCAAACGTATGCGGGCCGGCGAATTCGAGGACGGCTCCCGGGTGCTGCGGGCCAAGATCGACATGGCCCACCCGAACCTGATCATGCGGGACCCCACCTTGTACCGCATCCGCAAGGCCCACCATCACCGTACCGACGACAAGTGGTGCATCTACCCCATGTACGACTTCACCCACTGCCTGTCGGACAGCATCGAGGGCATCACCCACAGCCTCTGCACCCTGGAATTCGAAAACAATCGGGCCCTGTACGATTGGGTGCTGGACAATGTCGAGGCACCCTGCCATCCCCAGCAGATCGAATTCGCCCGGCTGAACCTGAGCTACACGGTGCTGAGCAAGCGCAAGCTGATCCAGCTGGTGGATGAAGGCCAGGTCAGCGGATGGGACGATCCGCGTATGCCCACCATCTGCGGCATACGGCGCCGAGGCTTCACGCCCGAGGCCCTGCGTAACTTCTGCGATCGCATCGGCCTGGCCAAGCGCGACAGCGTGGTGGACGTGGCCCTTTTGGAGTTTAGCGTCCGCGAGGATCTGAACAAGCGGGCCCCCCGGGTCATGGGCGTGCTGCGGCCGCTCAAGGTGGTCATCGAAAACTACCCCGAAGGCCAGGTAGACGAACTCGACGCCATCAACAATCCCGAAGATCCGGATGCCGGCACGCGCAAAGTCCCTTTTTCCCGTGAAATCTACATCGAACGTGACGATTTCATGGAAAACCCGCCCAAGAAATTCTTCCGCCTGGGTCCGGGCCGCGAAGTGCGACTGCGCTACGCCTTTTTCGTCACCTGCACCGATGTGATCAAAGACGAAAAAACCGGCGAAGTAATCGAGCTGCGCTGCACCTACGACCCGGCCACCCGCGGCGGCGACGCCCCGGACGGCCGCAAGGTCAAGGCCACCCTGCACTGGGTCTCGGCCGCCCACGCCGTGGATGCCGAGGTGCGGCTTTATGACCGGCTCTTCGACAAACCCAACCCGGACGAGAAGGTGGACGGCAAGACTTACAAGGACTTCATCAACCCCGATGCCCTGGAAGTCTTAAAGGGCTGCAAACTGGAGCCCTGCCTGGCCGATGTGGAGCCGGGTTATTTCTGCCAGTTCGAACGTCTGGGGTACTTTTGCGTGGACAGCAGGGACTCGGCGCCCGGCGCCCTGGTGTTCAACCGTACCGTCACCTTGCGCGACGCCTGGGCCAAGCTGCAGAAGAAAGGAAAATAAGACCACCTTGATAGACAACGCATTGACCGTCAAAATCAAGGTGCCGATGACAGAGAAAACCGAGGCCCAGGCTCAAGCATGAACGTCATGGATGAGAATCGCCAGATTGAAATATACCTTACGGAAGACGGCCAAACCGAAATTCAGGTCCGCCTCAGGCAGGAGTCCTTGTGGCTGTCGCAGGCGCAAATGGCTGAACTGTTTGACAAGGACTCGGACACCATTGGTCTCCATCTAAAAAACATATATAAATCCGGAGAGTTGGACGAAAAGGCAACTACCGAGGAATCCTCGGTAGTTCGTCAAGAGGGAAAACGCCGGGTCCGTCGCAGTATCAAATTTTATAATCTGGATGCTATTATTTCAGTTGGATACAGGGTAAATTCGAAAAAAGGGACCCGATTTCGGATTTGGGCTACCCAGCGTTTGCGCGAGTATCTGGTCCAGGGTTACAGCATCAACCGCCAACGCTTCGAACAAAATGCTGCCGAGCTGCAGCAGGCCCTGGCGCTTATCCGAAAAGCCGCCCGGTCACCTGCCCTGGAAACGGAAATGGGGCGGGGGCTGGTGGATATTATCAGCCGTTACACCCAGACATTTCTCTGGTTGCAACGCTACGACGATGGCCTGCTGGAGGAACCGGACGGTCAAGCCGGAGGTGCTTTGCCGTCGTCTGAACAAGCCATGGCATCCATTAGTGATTTGAAACAACAGCTTGTCGCCCGTGGTGAGGCCACGGGACTGTTTGCCCAGCTCCGGGAAGTTGATGGCCTATCCGGTATTTTTGGAAACCTTGAACAAACCGTATTCGGCGATCCTGCTTACCCGACCATTGAAAGCAAAGCCGCCCATTTACTCTATTTCATCGTCAAAAACCATCCCTTTAGCGACGGCAATAAGCGGATCGGCGCCTTTCTTTTTGTTGATTTTCTGAATCGGAACGCTCGCCTGTTTGCAGAAAAAGATCAACCGGTGATCAACGATACCGGCCTGGCCGCGTTGACCCTGTTGGTGGCGGAATCCGCCCCCAGGCAAAAGGAAACCCTGATCAAACTGATTATGAACCTGTTGTGTGCGGAAAACAGATAATGAGAAAAGGGTCCCATAATTGATGGGCTCGTAAAAAGCTTTTTCAGGCCACCTGTGACCACACACCCGAAAATAAGGTGTGGGTTCGTTGGAGCGGCTTCCAGCCGCGATAATTGCCGGCCGAATCGCGGCTGGAAGCCGCTCCAGCAAAAGACCGCCCACGAACAGATGCCTCTTCCTTAAAAAGCCCTTTGCCATTGGGGCGTTGCAGATGACAATGAACACCAAAAAGAACGCCCACGATTTCCGAGCGCTGCGCGTGCTGGTCATCGAGGACAACCCGGATGTGGCTGCCAACATCGGCGATTTCCTTGCGGACAAGGGCCATGTCGTCGATTTTGCCTACGACGGCATCTCGGGCCTTCATCTGGCCGTCACCCAAGCCATCGATGCAATCGTCCTCGATATCATGCTGCCGGGCATGGATGGCATGACGCTTTGCCGTCGCTTCCGGGAGGAAGCGGACAAACCGACGCCGATTTTAATGCTCACGGCCAAGGACACCCTGGCCGACAAACTCGAGGGATTCGATGCCGGCGCCGACGACTATCTGCTGAAGCCCTTTGCTCTAGAAGAGCTGGTCGCACGCCTGCAGGCCCTCGTTCGGCGCGCGTCCCCCGATTCGCCGTCCATTATCGAAGTCGGCCCCGTGCGGGTAGACATGGATCGGCGCATCGTAACCAAGGCCGGGGAAGCCGTCTCCTTGAACCGGACCTGCTTTCGCATCCTGGTCGAATTGATGCGCTGCGCGCCGAAGGTGGTCACGCGCGACGACCTGGAGCACCTGCTGTGGGGAGACTTCAAACCGGCCAGCGACGCCCTGCGAAGCCATATCTACGCGCTGCGCAAGGCCCTGGACGAATCGGGGGAGGCATCGCTGATCGAAACCGTCGTGGGGGTCGGTTTCAGGATGAGAAGCGAGACATGAAAGCCCCCAGGCCCCTGAGAACCCGCATCGTTTTTTATTTCTGCGGCTATCTCGCCGTATTGCTCACTTTGTACTCAGGGGCGCTGGTGAGCATTTTTCGCGGTGCGGAGGACCTTTCCTTTAACCGGCAGCTTGAAGAAATTGCCGGCAGGCTGGCACGACATGTCGAGGACCATGGAGAACTGCCTGACTACCTTCCCATGCACGTTTCGGCCTACATCGGCTTGGCGAAGGTTCCGCCGCCGCTCCAGGATTTCGTGGAACGCCGGGGGCCCGGCGTTTTCGAGATCAACAAGGACGATCTCGGCTACCATGCGGCCCTCGTTGTCCTGCAACCGTCCGGCAAAATGCTCTATGCGTTCTACGATGTCTCCTCCATCAAGGCCACGGACCGTTTCGAATCCAACATGGCCATTGCCTTGATCGCCATCGGGCTGGCCGTGCTGGTTATGGGCTGGCTGCTCGCCCGCTCCCTGTCAGATCGAATTCTCAATCCGATCACCGACCTGGCCGAAGAAGTTCAAGCGCTCTCGCTGGAGGAAGACACCCGGGCGCTGCGGTCGACGCCCGCCGCAGACGAGGTCGGAACCCTTGTCCGGACCATCAATCAACTCCTGGAGCGCATCGCGGCCTTCAGCCGACGCGAGCGTGAGTTTACCGCCCATGCAAGCCACGAACTCAGAACGCCGGCAACCGTCATCAAGGGGGCTGTGGAGATTTTAGAGGAGCGGATTGCCAAAGAAGATACGCGGCTTGGCCGGCCGCTGGGGCGGATCAACCGGGCGGTCACGGACCTCGATCGGCTGATCGATACCTTTTTGATTCTGGCCCGGCAGGAAAAACATCCGGACAAGGAAGAGAACTGCGATCTTCAAGCCATGGCCAAACAGGTGGTTGCCGCCTACGAGGATTTGCTGGAGGCCAAACCCGTAACGGCAAGCGTCCGGGTTTTGGAAGCGGGCTGGATTACGGCGCCTGCCTCCCTGCTTACCATTGCCCTGGGCAATCTCGTGCGCAACGCCTTTCAGTATACGATGAAGGGCCAGGTTGAAGTAATCGTACGCGCGGACCGCGTCTGTGTAATCGATAACGGCCCGGGAGTGGATTTCTCCAGCAAAGGAAGGGGCTTGGGATTAACCATTGTCCGGCGGATTTGCGAAACCATGGACTGGCGCTTTACCATCGCCGGGGAACCGGCCGGCGGGACCCGGGCGGAGTTGATCTTTTCAGGGGAGCAGGGCGAAGGACAGACAAACCCAATCCAGCCCGAGTACAGCAAGCACAAGCCATAATACCACTTTCTGTTTTACCGGCATTCTCTTCTCCTTGAGAAAATCCCTAAAAGGCCCGGCACGAAAACCAATGTGATGACGGTTCCGAAGACCAGTCCGAAAGCGATGGATATGGCCGCCGGAATTAAAAACTGCGCCTGTTCGGACCGTTCCAGCATCAACGGCACCAAGCCGAAAAAGGTGGTGGCCGATGTGAGCAGAATCGGCCGAAAGCGATGGCAGGCCGCATCGACAACGGCGTTTCGGTGGATTGTGCCCGCGGCGCACTGCCGGTTATAGGTCGTAATCAACACCAGGGCGTCGTTGACCACAACCCCGGCCATGGCAACGATGCCGATCGCTGAGATTATCGAAAGGTCGCAGCCCAGCAGAATATGGCCCCAGATGGCGCCAACGCAGCTGAACGGAATGACGGACAGGATGAGGATCGGCTGCACATACGAGTTATAGTGCAGCACCAGCAGCAGATACATCGCGCCTAAAGCCAGTAAAAATCCGTCCCCCAGCCCGGCCAGCGCTTCGTCCGCTTCCTCTTCCTCCCCGCCGACAATGACAGACACCTCCGGAAAGGCCTCCATGAGCCGCGGCAGGATCGTTTCCTTCAGAACCTCCTCCACAGCATCATCGCTGATGCCGAAGGGGATATCCGCGGTAACGGGGAAGATGCGCTTGCCGTCCCGTCTGACCAGGCTGGTAAAAGCCAGGGTTTGCTCGATGTCGGCCACCGCCGCCAGGGGGACCAGGGCGCCTGCCGGGGTTTTGAGCAATACGGACGGAAGCGAACCGTAACGGCTGCGCTCCTTTTCGTCCAGACGCACCATCACCTTGATTTCATTGCCGTCCCTTACGAAGCGCAGGGCTTCGGCGCCGTGATAGCGGTGGCGAACCTGTCTGGCCACCGCCTCTGCCGAAAGGCCCATGCGCAGGCCGCTTTCCTTCAGGGCGATTTCCAATTCCGGCTTGCCGGCGCGGATACCATCGTCGATGGCGGTCAGGCAGGAAACGGCCCGCATGCGTTCGCCCAACCAAAGCGCCGCCTGGCGGGCCGTCGCCGTGTCCGGATGAAAGACGCCCAGGCGAATGGGTTCGCCGCCGGTGACGTTGGTCTGCCCGGTAATGTTCAGCGACTCCAGCGCTTCCGGCTCTCCGAATGCCTGCCGCCAGGCGTGGGCGAACGCGGGCCCGGAAAGGTTGCGTTCGCTTTCCGGCGGCAGGGCGACCAAAGCGGAAATGTAGTGGGACCCGATCATGGTTTCCACTTCGACCTCGCCGCCTTCCAGGCGCGTTCCAATCAGGGAGAACACGCCGGGCGACGCCATACCGTTGGCCTTCAGCACATCGTTGGCCGCCGCCACCAGTTCGCGCCGCACGATCAGGGATCGGCTTTTGGGCGTCCCGTAAGGCAGGGTGGCCTGGGCCATGACGCAGTCTGCTTCGATGGTGGGCGTGAAACTGAAGCCCAGCAATCCGCCGACAATACCGCCTATGGTGATGAGCAGAAGGGACAGGGCCATGGCGATGGAAACGCCCGGACAATCCAGGTTGTAATGCATGAAATTCCGGAAAGGTCCCTGGACGAAGGTCTTCAGCCGTGCGTTGACCGCCCGTTGGGGACGGGCCAGGAGCGTCAGCCAGCGGCGTTGCGAATG
This window of the uncultured Desulfosarcina sp. genome carries:
- a CDS encoding DUF2784 domain-containing protein, which encodes MIAILAANFVVLVHLSFILFVVLGGILALRWRKIALVHLPCVLWGVMIEWVGWLCPLTPLEYRLRRLAGDAGYSGGFVDHYIMPLVYPAGLTRNMQIGLGVFVLVMNLLVYGRVLMVQQQRKKKASNR
- a CDS encoding HDOD domain-containing protein translates to MRILVADSDPSSKADATLLLQSMGGCDEAQDGSSAETAFRKAIEAGKPYELLLVDIESTDSQETSILTALREIEAQLAVPTENKARIFVTTALSGRQLKTDCLMKGADEFLAKPLEKNLLFGKIKKYGLLESRSGSAEGSTPAVTVIEMSAILDTINRKIAKGDPSLPPAPKIAMKLRQMIDCNAEIKDVVELLQQDLAVAIKLIRASNSAYYRGVEKSANLTQATSRLGLDRTREVVMSICCRGYFATNHRPYKEMVERLWWHSLACAHTADWVAQRLGWKVEEDIFSIGLLHDIGKLLMIQVAGEMVQRKKGNQEVDLDDLHAAMKSHHEQLGAAILEKMSYPETFANLVRRHHRMDDPETTPRALQILQQADLLARAAGFGLGLDAPETITQAMEDLGIDERMRDDALAEIPQRMEQLRYVFG
- the rlmN gene encoding 23S rRNA (adenine(2503)-C(2))-methyltransferase RlmN; protein product: MNTAIRHNRLLDPFSLTHDQFVETAFQRYGKTAHYSSPVYRRIMKDGIADPGGLDTAGRFPEWLDPLAADGGPVRGKVVKRVDDGGVVKFVTRLADGLDIESVIIPMHRRHTLCVSSQVGCRMGCRFCRTGKMGLIRNLDAGEIVAQVFAARHGLGVDVRNVVFMGMGEPLDNLDNVVQAIRVLEDQRGMDIARRYMTVSTAGLIDGINRLARLEDGPVNLAVSLNAPDDEIRSRIMPVNRNNPMAALKAALLTYPLRKKSAFFMEYVLIQGINDRPEHARALARYLAPLRVKLNLIAYNPTPGSDLHAPSPEAYEQFRSWLVAEKIFVRRRGEKGGSIMAACGQLGGKPSQPTHTM
- a CDS encoding NAD(P)/FAD-dependent oxidoreductase, producing the protein MLKLGEKGAILQRDKQTYAIAPHIPCGVVTPQLLRTIADVAEKYEAQAIKITGATRVAIVGLKEEDIDAAWNELQLEKGAAVGLCVRSVRACPGTTFCRLGKQDALGIGMQLDKKYHSLLLPGKFKMAVSGCHLSCAESWVRDIGLIGQKEGWQMVVGGNVGAAPRIAQELAVGLDDKQVLEAVEKTVQCYRDVANKGERLGKTIDRLGLEPFIEALS
- a CDS encoding PAS domain-containing protein — its product is MTVSFWIIIAVFLVAAGGGWHLFRLQNRKIRKLKRSLLEAHHKTHQQQETHTESLTHWEQTEEKLRGFLQLMDTLLNTIPNPIYYKDAQGIYQGCNQVFAKKVLGLTRDRIIGKRPQELTEAMPADLAAVYQREEHIMLEKAGFHSFEAPVQCADGQRRDFLFSLAPVLDREGRVDGSVAVLADLTEKNRAAQHRIQKEKLEGVLETAGAVCHEFNQPLQAISGYTELMAMKLDGHDARPYIDKLTAQIERMRDITDKLQGVTRYETKDYAGNTKIIDINKASKPQKTIG
- a CDS encoding outer membrane protein transport protein, with the translated sequence MRSNDVAAIVLILVLAIPSVCFGSGFYTADQSAKATGLGTANVASVDDASAAYFNPAALVDLDGANITGGVAVYDITGQFKSDNGTNAQLEDSLIPLPYLHAAVKTSEKTAIGLAVVSDFGLATDWEDDWEGRFITGATYAESQAITINPVFAYKISQRLSVAAGPILRYFSFDLQNQVPNLLGGYGVGPAVAETGSQVEGEDWGYGFSVALKAQLTEAIHFGVSYRSKTEHTLSGDFTIDDQGVNGYTNCPIEAEVTLPAYADIGLSWHRDRWTVSAAVLWTQWSDYDELKVTFGQTQGVAGLNQTDGYTMTTSWDDTWTYKLGVEYALNPTWSLRGGIIYDPTPVPDDTLDPLVPVGDRLDFTFGLGFDRGAWHIDAAYLLVTSENRRFDNANGDFSAWGMQSVSGEFEDFVTHALAISASYRF